One genomic window of Sphingobacterium oryzagri includes the following:
- a CDS encoding S24 family peptidase — MIRRERHIPKQIISGFKSPADDYLEARLDINDILVVDAHATFYFKMDSDAMCGYQIPENSVLVVDRSLQVVDGAIVILALHGELLCRCLRKLPDGWEVVSDGERFCVGKESELKLWGVVTSVCYGLIPDALRVGRYKNVCAL, encoded by the coding sequence ATGATCAGAAGGGAAAGACATATTCCAAAGCAGATAATATCCGGGTTTAAATCGCCTGCGGACGACTATCTGGAAGCGCGGTTGGATATTAACGATATACTTGTCGTTGATGCTCATGCAACGTTTTATTTTAAGATGGATAGTGATGCGATGTGTGGTTATCAGATTCCGGAAAATTCGGTTCTTGTGGTTGATCGATCTCTTCAGGTGGTTGATGGAGCCATTGTCATTCTTGCCTTGCATGGCGAACTGTTATGCCGTTGCTTGCGTAAATTGCCGGATGGTTGGGAGGTAGTTAGTGACGGAGAACGGTTCTGCGTTGGTAAAGAAAGTGAGTTGAAACTTTGGGGCGTGGTTACATCGGTATGTTATGGCCTTATACCCGATGCGTTGAGAGTTGGGAGGTACAAAAATGTTTGCGCTTTGTGA
- a CDS encoding helix-turn-helix domain-containing protein, with translation MLKILVILLFNFGAMLYWVENIKHPRARKGLSQQGLADALGITRARYSKYEYGLAEPPFELLLKISSYFDVTVDEFLCYDITKRDRSV, from the coding sequence ATGCTAAAAATATTAGTAATATTGTTGTTCAATTTTGGCGCAATGTTGTATTGGGTAGAGAACATAAAACACCCCCGGGCGAGGAAAGGGCTGTCACAACAGGGCTTAGCGGATGCTTTGGGTATCACGCGTGCGCGCTATTCGAAATATGAGTATGGGTTGGCAGAGCCACCTTTTGAATTGCTGTTAAAGATTTCAAGTTATTTTGATGTTACGGTGGATGAGTTTTTGTGCTATGATATCACGAAAAGGGATCGTAGTGTTTGA